A single Streptomyces sp. Edi2 DNA region contains:
- a CDS encoding adenylyltransferase/cytidyltransferase family protein encodes MTHRVGYAPGVYDLFHIGHLNILRHARSQCDYLVAGVVSDEMATQAKGKAPVIPLTERLEIVRSVRFVDAAFVETVPDKLETWQQVRFDVLFKGDDWRGTPKGDKLERDFATVGVDVIYFPYTVHTSSSLLRKVLDGLAHPA; translated from the coding sequence ATGACGCACCGAGTAGGTTATGCACCCGGGGTCTACGACCTTTTCCACATCGGGCACCTGAATATTCTCCGGCACGCCAGGAGCCAGTGCGACTATCTGGTGGCCGGTGTGGTGTCGGACGAAATGGCGACCCAGGCCAAGGGAAAGGCACCGGTTATTCCGCTCACCGAACGGCTGGAGATCGTGCGCAGTGTCCGGTTCGTGGACGCGGCGTTCGTCGAGACGGTGCCGGACAAATTGGAGACCTGGCAGCAGGTGCGATTCGACGTCCTCTTCAAGGGCGACGACTGGCGGGGGACGCCCAAGGGCGACAAGCTCGAGCGGGATTTCGCGACGGTCGGGGTCGATGTGATCTATTTCCCCTACACCGTGCACACCTCGAGTTCCTTGTTGCGCAAGGTGCTCGACGGGCTCGCGCATCCGGCGTGA
- a CDS encoding fibronectin type III domain-containing protein, with translation MLAAAVLGTAATALTAGPAQATGESTLTADPLSTWQTDGIVWSMAYAKGIVYVGGTFSHIRPPGAAPGTGEVARTNFAAFDAKTGQPLPCAPAFTGGTGTIRAMKASPDGSMIYIGGSFGKAGPVGRSNTAALNTDDCTIGADWKPTVSSTVRAIDVTDDTVYLGGGFGTVQGQSRERVAALRPDSTLLPFKATIRGSSVGNDPTPSVNALTVAPKLNKIIIGGRFTSVNGSLFGVHALAGLDATTGKVVNSFTGWIPNRSAVKALVNDGTNFYLGAEGTGGGVFDGRAAGRLSDGSQLWKDTCLGATQAVLPYKGVLYSGSHAHDCSDTPGGFTDINNRQHFLAQSISDKTILPWFPDTNDGIGEQIGPRALTMADGVLWAGGEFTTVNDAPQQGLTRFTAAPDTGAPQVPLLSGSSGSRGRITLNWKASWDRDNGVLTYKIYRDGEYLTSLNQDSRYWNRPNMSFTDTVEPGSQHRYSIEVTDGTNVSGRNGPVYVTARN, from the coding sequence GTGCTCGCGGCCGCGGTACTGGGTACCGCGGCCACGGCACTGACCGCCGGTCCCGCTCAGGCCACCGGTGAATCCACACTGACCGCCGATCCGCTGAGCACCTGGCAGACCGACGGCATCGTGTGGTCCATGGCCTACGCCAAGGGCATCGTGTACGTAGGAGGCACTTTCAGCCACATCCGGCCGCCGGGCGCGGCCCCGGGCACCGGGGAGGTCGCCCGTACGAACTTCGCGGCCTTCGACGCCAAGACCGGTCAGCCGCTGCCGTGCGCCCCGGCGTTCACCGGCGGTACGGGCACGATCCGGGCCATGAAGGCCTCGCCCGACGGCTCGATGATCTACATCGGGGGCTCGTTCGGAAAGGCCGGCCCGGTGGGGCGGTCCAACACGGCCGCCCTCAACACCGACGACTGCACCATCGGGGCGGACTGGAAGCCCACGGTCAGCTCGACCGTACGGGCCATCGACGTCACCGACGACACCGTCTACCTCGGCGGTGGCTTCGGCACCGTCCAGGGGCAGTCCCGCGAGCGGGTCGCCGCCCTGCGGCCCGACAGCACCCTGCTGCCGTTCAAGGCGACGATCCGGGGTTCCTCGGTCGGCAACGACCCCACCCCGTCGGTCAACGCCCTCACGGTCGCCCCCAAGCTCAACAAGATCATCATCGGCGGCCGGTTCACCTCGGTGAACGGGAGCCTGTTCGGGGTGCACGCGCTGGCGGGACTGGACGCGACCACCGGCAAGGTCGTCAACTCCTTCACCGGCTGGATCCCCAACCGGTCGGCCGTCAAGGCGCTCGTCAACGACGGCACCAACTTCTACCTGGGCGCCGAGGGCACCGGCGGCGGGGTCTTCGACGGCCGGGCGGCCGGACGGCTGTCCGACGGCTCGCAGCTGTGGAAGGACACCTGCCTGGGCGCCACCCAGGCGGTGCTGCCGTACAAGGGCGTGCTCTACAGCGGCTCGCACGCGCACGACTGCTCCGACACCCCGGGCGGCTTCACGGACATCAACAACCGCCAGCACTTCCTGGCGCAGTCGATCTCCGACAAGACGATTCTGCCGTGGTTCCCGGACACCAACGACGGGATCGGCGAGCAGATCGGCCCGCGGGCGCTGACCATGGCGGACGGCGTCCTGTGGGCGGGGGGCGAGTTCACCACCGTCAACGACGCACCGCAGCAGGGCCTGACCCGGTTCACGGCGGCGCCGGACACCGGGGCGCCGCAGGTGCCGCTGCTCAGCGGTTCCAGCGGCTCGCGCGGCAGGATCACGCTGAACTGGAAGGCATCCTGGGACCGGGACAACGGCGTCCTGACCTACAAGATCTACCGTGACGGCGAGTACCTGACCTCGCTCAACCAGGACTCGCGCTACTGGAACCGGCCCAACATGAGCTTCACGGACACCGTGGAGCCCGGGTCCCAGCACCGTTACTCGATCGAGGTCACCGACGGCACCAATGTCTCGGGACGCAATGGCCCGGTCTATGTGACCGCCAGGAACTGA
- a CDS encoding oligosaccharide flippase family protein produces MTAIRPADSGRPASTAPGPAAGGGRGVATTARGSLFGLAGSAANALFGFVLVAVVTHGLGARGAGAVFTGVAAFTILSNTLKLGADTALVRFVSRDLELSGGGGVPGLLRISVLPTLLASTAGAAALLFSPGLAGLLLPDLEPGQAAALIRLFAVFLPVTTVALVLLGATRGYGSVVPFVGVEQIGKPALRVLLAVPLVLLAPSVTALSAAWLVPGVLGAVAACLSLRRSRRTHPGTGRPPPQAREFWAFAGPRAISSVFDITAVWTGVILLSVLGTAAEAGVYTAIGRLVTAGTLLQLAIRLAVAPQISRLLAGGDAPGARHLHRLSTRWIALFSWPVFLVLAAYPRTVLSLFGPGFSGGATGLVVLAAACLVNVGVGNAQTVILMAGRSVWNLAVAGAAFVVQLGSAVWLVPRYGVLGAAVSWALAIVVDNGASALLARYRLGFRTVDRGYAGAALVGVVAVALPVFAMRTFLGDSVPGAFLGIVLSIGAFGAAIWRYRLPLGVGEFFGALRKRGSENSR; encoded by the coding sequence GTGACGGCCATCCGCCCGGCGGACTCCGGCCGGCCCGCGTCGACGGCCCCCGGACCGGCCGCGGGCGGCGGGCGCGGGGTCGCCACGACCGCCCGCGGCAGCCTCTTCGGCCTGGCGGGCTCGGCGGCGAACGCGCTGTTCGGGTTCGTCCTCGTCGCCGTGGTCACCCATGGGTTAGGGGCCCGCGGGGCCGGCGCGGTCTTCACCGGCGTCGCGGCCTTCACCATCCTGAGCAATACGCTCAAGCTGGGGGCCGATACCGCCCTGGTCCGCTTCGTCTCCCGGGACCTCGAACTCAGCGGCGGGGGCGGGGTACCGGGGCTGCTGCGCATCTCGGTGCTGCCGACTCTGCTGGCGAGCACCGCGGGGGCGGCGGCGCTGCTGTTCTCCCCGGGGCTCGCCGGCCTGCTGCTGCCCGATCTGGAACCGGGGCAGGCCGCCGCGCTGATCCGGCTGTTCGCGGTGTTCCTGCCGGTGACGACGGTGGCGTTGGTGCTGCTCGGGGCCACCCGGGGGTACGGCTCGGTGGTGCCCTTCGTGGGCGTCGAGCAGATCGGCAAACCGGCACTGCGGGTCCTGCTCGCGGTGCCGCTGGTCCTCCTCGCGCCGAGTGTGACCGCGCTCTCCGCGGCCTGGCTGGTGCCGGGGGTGCTGGGTGCGGTGGCGGCCTGCCTCTCGCTGCGCAGGTCCCGCCGTACGCATCCGGGCACCGGCCGGCCGCCGCCGCAGGCACGGGAGTTCTGGGCGTTCGCCGGTCCGCGGGCCATCTCCTCGGTGTTCGACATCACCGCGGTGTGGACCGGGGTGATCCTGCTGTCGGTCCTGGGCACCGCCGCCGAGGCCGGCGTCTACACCGCGATCGGGCGTCTGGTCACCGCGGGGACGCTGCTCCAACTGGCGATCCGGCTGGCGGTGGCTCCCCAGATCAGCCGGCTGCTCGCGGGCGGCGACGCCCCCGGCGCCCGGCATCTGCACCGGCTGTCGACGCGCTGGATCGCGCTCTTCTCCTGGCCCGTCTTCCTGGTCCTCGCCGCCTACCCACGGACCGTGCTGTCGCTCTTCGGGCCCGGCTTCTCCGGTGGGGCGACGGGCCTGGTGGTACTGGCGGCCGCCTGTCTGGTGAACGTCGGCGTGGGCAACGCGCAGACGGTCATCCTCATGGCCGGCCGGAGTGTCTGGAATCTGGCTGTCGCCGGCGCCGCGTTCGTGGTCCAACTGGGCAGCGCCGTATGGCTGGTTCCCCGCTACGGGGTGCTGGGCGCGGCGGTGTCCTGGGCCCTGGCGATCGTGGTAGACAACGGCGCCTCGGCGCTGCTGGCCCGCTACCGGCTGGGCTTTCGCACCGTCGACCGCGGCTATGCGGGTGCCGCGCTGGTCGGCGTCGTGGCGGTGGCGCTCCCGGTGTTCGCCATGCGGACATTTCTCGGCGACAGCGTTCCTGGCGCGTTCTTGGGAATTGTTTTGTCGATTGGGGCTTTCGGGGCCGCCATCTGGCGCTATCGTTTGCCGCTGGGGGTAGGGGAGTTCTTCGGGGCGCTGCGCAAGCGTGGTTCGGAAAACTCGCGGTGA
- a CDS encoding lipopolysaccharide biosynthesis protein — protein MSVFDEPAEEPDQIRDQLRQLLRYRALLVLGLVLGMLGGAAVSLLGGSTYTATGEVVVHAISTAPFEAGGVSVDKQISMGTERQIAQSASVAAGAAKALKLDADPAKLQRDLRVSNPPETQTLMFEYSADTADRASALVNAFVHAYLDYRQDAATQRIDKTVNKLGEELKPLQEQRKVLDRRIAGASGSGRATDESERSNLVSEIADLQGRISSLKSLDTTPGDIVRKGDPPAFPSSPGLIVLLLAGAVIGLVLGILAAWVRSVLEPRVRSVADVQDNLRAPVLGILPRRQGGTELLEVGRSGRGNRAEAYRTIAFRLVHDQRFAGRGSLLIVAPRENADAVSVAVNLAGAFAEIGNDILLVEADLRTPRLAQRLPVHPGHGRPVPGSWADGERLAVDAGVDGRFDLLPGREVPNPARTLSSPQFARLLNTPSGPNENVVVITGPLLSHADGLAVAKQAAGVVVVCDMNEVRRDDLDRVWELITTAGGHILGAVLDKGSHGPSLRRLTDGGPTHRKRGRSRGRAAVVAPPPQLPGPPPPAAGPAPADRAPLDADTTSLRR, from the coding sequence GTGAGCGTCTTCGACGAGCCCGCGGAGGAGCCGGACCAGATCCGCGACCAGCTGCGCCAGCTCCTCCGCTATCGCGCCTTGCTGGTACTCGGGCTGGTGCTGGGCATGCTCGGCGGCGCCGCCGTGTCCTTGCTGGGCGGCTCGACGTACACGGCGACGGGTGAGGTGGTGGTGCATGCGATCAGTACGGCGCCCTTCGAGGCCGGCGGTGTCTCGGTGGACAAGCAGATCAGCATGGGCACCGAACGGCAGATCGCCCAGAGCGCGTCGGTCGCGGCCGGTGCGGCCAAGGCCCTCAAGCTGGACGCCGACCCGGCCAAGCTCCAGCGCGATCTGCGGGTGAGCAATCCGCCCGAGACCCAGACCCTGATGTTCGAGTACAGCGCGGACACCGCGGACCGCGCGTCCGCACTCGTCAACGCCTTTGTGCACGCGTACCTCGACTACCGGCAGGACGCCGCGACCCAGCGGATCGACAAGACCGTCAACAAGCTCGGCGAGGAGCTGAAGCCGCTTCAGGAGCAGCGCAAGGTCCTGGACCGGCGGATCGCGGGAGCGAGCGGGTCGGGGCGGGCCACCGACGAGTCCGAGCGCAGCAACCTGGTGTCGGAGATAGCGGATCTGCAGGGCCGGATCTCCAGCCTGAAGTCCCTCGACACCACGCCCGGTGACATCGTCCGCAAGGGCGATCCGCCCGCCTTCCCGTCCAGTCCCGGTCTCATCGTGCTGCTGCTGGCGGGCGCCGTGATCGGGCTGGTGCTGGGCATCCTGGCGGCCTGGGTCCGCTCGGTGCTGGAACCGCGGGTCAGGTCGGTGGCGGATGTGCAGGACAACCTGCGGGCTCCGGTGCTCGGCATCCTGCCGCGCCGGCAGGGGGGAACGGAGCTGCTGGAGGTCGGCCGGAGCGGCCGCGGCAACCGCGCGGAGGCCTACCGCACCATCGCCTTCCGGCTGGTGCACGACCAGCGGTTCGCCGGGCGGGGCAGTCTGCTGATCGTCGCGCCCCGGGAGAACGCGGACGCCGTGTCGGTCGCGGTCAACCTGGCCGGTGCGTTCGCCGAGATCGGCAACGACATCCTGCTGGTCGAGGCCGATCTGCGCACCCCCCGGCTCGCCCAGCGGCTGCCGGTGCACCCCGGCCACGGCCGGCCGGTGCCGGGCAGCTGGGCGGACGGCGAACGGCTCGCCGTGGACGCGGGCGTCGACGGGCGTTTCGATCTGCTGCCCGGCCGGGAGGTCCCCAACCCGGCGCGCACCCTGTCCTCTCCGCAGTTCGCCCGGCTGCTCAACACGCCGTCGGGGCCGAACGAGAATGTCGTGGTCATCACGGGGCCGCTGCTGTCGCATGCGGACGGGCTGGCCGTCGCCAAGCAGGCGGCGGGCGTCGTGGTGGTGTGCGATATGAACGAGGTCCGCCGGGACGACCTGGACCGGGTGTGGGAGCTGATCACCACGGCCGGCGGGCACATCCTGGGTGCCGTCCTGGACAAGGGCAGCCACGGGCCGTCGCTGCGCCGGCTGACGGACGGCGGACCCACCCACCGCAAGCGCGGCCGGAGCCGCGGCCGCGCCGCCGTGGTGGCACCGCCGCCTCAGCTGCCCGGCCCGCCGCCGCCCGCCGCCGGCCCCGCGCCGGCGGACAGAGCGCCCCTGGACGCCGACACCACCTCGCTGCGCAGGTGA
- a CDS encoding glycosyltransferase — MVSTNYAPEHTGIGPYSTQIAEHLAASGADTHVLAGMPHYPAWRVAEGYRGRWRIRERRGGVTVHRRRHTVPSRQTALRRALFEAGILAHGAVAPPRIRPDVVLTQMPSLAGGVLGGRLARQAGVPHVVVVQDLMGAAAEQSGIQGGGRAAALAGAVEARVLRGAAVVGVVHESFVDRVTAMGVPRDRVQVVPNWTHVEGPSGDRERTRERLGWSSEETVVLHAGNMGLKQGLEVLVEAARLADQDAAPVRIVLMGDGNQRAHLQRLAAGVSSLSFLPPAGTAEFPEVLAAADVLAVTQKASVLDMSLPSKLTSYFMTGRPVIASVAAEGGTAQEVLRAGAGSVIAPEDPKALLAEVRALADDPERAARLGARGPRYVEERLSSRAGLERITALLRRATTGR; from the coding sequence GTGGTCTCGACCAACTACGCGCCCGAACACACCGGTATTGGGCCGTACTCGACACAGATAGCCGAGCACTTGGCCGCATCCGGCGCCGACACCCATGTCCTCGCGGGCATGCCGCACTACCCGGCCTGGCGGGTGGCGGAGGGCTATCGCGGCCGGTGGCGGATACGGGAGCGCCGCGGCGGGGTCACGGTGCACCGCCGGCGCCACACCGTGCCGTCGCGTCAGACCGCCCTGCGCCGCGCGCTGTTCGAGGCCGGCATCCTGGCGCACGGCGCCGTGGCACCACCGCGTATCCGACCCGATGTGGTGCTGACCCAGATGCCCAGCCTGGCCGGTGGAGTGCTGGGCGGGCGGCTCGCACGGCAGGCGGGGGTACCTCATGTCGTCGTCGTCCAGGACCTGATGGGGGCCGCCGCCGAACAGAGCGGCATCCAGGGCGGTGGCCGGGCCGCCGCCCTGGCCGGAGCGGTGGAGGCCAGGGTCCTGCGGGGGGCGGCCGTCGTCGGGGTGGTGCACGAATCGTTCGTGGACCGGGTCACGGCCATGGGCGTGCCGCGCGACCGGGTGCAGGTGGTGCCCAACTGGACCCATGTGGAGGGCCCGAGCGGCGACCGTGAGCGGACCCGGGAGCGGCTGGGCTGGTCCTCGGAGGAGACCGTGGTGCTGCACGCCGGCAACATGGGACTCAAGCAGGGACTGGAGGTACTGGTCGAGGCCGCCCGGCTCGCCGATCAGGACGCCGCGCCGGTACGGATCGTGCTGATGGGTGACGGCAACCAGCGCGCACACCTGCAACGGCTCGCCGCGGGCGTCTCCTCGCTGTCCTTCCTGCCGCCCGCCGGCACCGCGGAGTTCCCCGAGGTGCTTGCCGCCGCCGATGTCCTCGCGGTGACCCAGAAGGCCTCCGTACTGGACATGAGCCTGCCGTCCAAGCTCACCTCGTACTTCATGACGGGCCGGCCGGTGATCGCGTCGGTGGCCGCCGAAGGGGGGACCGCCCAGGAGGTGCTGCGTGCGGGGGCCGGGTCGGTGATCGCGCCGGAGGACCCGAAGGCGCTGCTGGCGGAGGTCCGGGCGCTTGCCGACGACCCGGAGCGGGCGGCCCGGCTGGGAGCCCGGGGCCCGCGGTACGTCGAGGAGCGGCTGAGCAGCCGGGCCGGTCTGGAGCGGATCACGGCGCTGCTGCGGCGCGCGACGACGGGCCGGTAG
- a CDS encoding glycosyltransferase, which yields MRVTHVVTLVSDDGAYGGPVSVATGQLGELASRGHGVELVSLWRGRGAPPRSVDGVPLRARPARTLVPGQGFLGLFHPGLVPLLWRSAGRAEALHLHAGRDLVSLAALAVAVVRRRPFVVQTHGMVQPRRSAVAWIFDRVYVPLLRRSAAALVLTDEEEAGLRQVLGPRGPRLVRLPNGVRVRAGDTDRSAADVLFLARLQSRKRPEAFVRMAALVHRKRPEVSFTLHGSDEGRLAEVRRLIAGEGLGEVVTYGGALDHDAAVRRTARATVYVLPSVDEPFPMSVLESLAVGTPVVCTDSCGIAPALRRREAALVTDGSPEQLADAVLQLLEDGPLRERVSRAGREAVEAEFSLAAVADRLEELYGSLTRPGAG from the coding sequence ATGAGGGTCACCCATGTCGTGACCCTGGTCAGCGACGACGGGGCGTACGGCGGCCCGGTGAGCGTGGCCACCGGGCAGCTGGGCGAACTGGCCTCGCGCGGCCACGGGGTGGAGCTGGTCTCGCTGTGGCGGGGGCGGGGCGCGCCCCCGCGGTCCGTGGACGGAGTGCCGCTCCGCGCCCGGCCGGCCCGCACCCTGGTACCGGGGCAGGGGTTCCTCGGCCTGTTCCACCCGGGGCTGGTGCCGCTGCTCTGGCGAAGTGCCGGCCGGGCGGAGGCGCTGCATCTGCACGCCGGGCGCGATCTGGTCTCGCTGGCCGCGCTCGCGGTGGCCGTGGTGCGCCGCCGCCCCTTCGTGGTGCAGACACACGGCATGGTCCAGCCGCGCCGCTCGGCGGTGGCCTGGATCTTCGACCGGGTGTACGTCCCGCTGCTGCGCCGGTCGGCGGCGGCACTGGTGCTCACCGACGAGGAAGAGGCCGGCCTGCGGCAGGTGCTGGGGCCGCGCGGACCACGCCTGGTCAGGCTCCCCAACGGAGTCCGCGTACGGGCCGGCGACACGGACCGGAGTGCGGCCGATGTGCTCTTCCTCGCCCGCCTGCAGAGCCGCAAACGGCCCGAGGCCTTCGTGCGGATGGCGGCGCTGGTGCACCGCAAGCGGCCCGAGGTGTCCTTCACTCTGCACGGTTCGGACGAGGGGCGGCTCGCGGAGGTCCGCCGGCTGATCGCCGGGGAAGGGCTCGGCGAGGTGGTGACGTACGGCGGGGCCCTCGACCACGACGCCGCCGTGCGACGGACCGCGCGGGCCACGGTGTACGTCCTGCCCAGCGTCGACGAACCGTTCCCGATGAGCGTGCTGGAGTCCTTGGCGGTGGGCACGCCGGTGGTGTGCACGGACAGCTGCGGTATCGCCCCGGCCCTCCGGCGGCGCGAGGCCGCTCTGGTGACCGACGGTTCGCCGGAACAGCTGGCGGATGCGGTGCTGCAACTCCTGGAGGACGGCCCGCTGCGGGAGCGCGTCTCCCGCGCGGGCCGGGAGGCCGTCGAGGCGGAGTTCTCGCTGGCGGCCGTGGCCGACCGGCTGGAGGAGCTGTACGGCTCGCTCACCCGGCCCGGCGCCGGGTGA
- a CDS encoding putative colanic acid biosynthesis acetyltransferase: MTSPSTSTSTSAATDRRLRGFTGAGYDKGRGLLTQAAWFAVLNLVFMKWWCPPRLRPPLLRAFGARIGERVLIRHRVRVQWPWKLTVGDDVWIGEDSWLINLEPISIARDVCVSQGAVLCTGSHQRRSPTFEFDNAPIHLAEGSWVAARAMVLRGVTVGAGAVVGAGVVAHRDVPPGAVHTTGGAV; encoded by the coding sequence ATGACCTCTCCGTCCACCTCCACCTCCACTTCTGCCGCCACCGACCGCCGGCTGCGCGGTTTCACCGGCGCCGGTTACGACAAGGGCCGGGGGCTGCTGACGCAGGCCGCCTGGTTCGCCGTGCTGAACCTGGTGTTCATGAAGTGGTGGTGCCCGCCGCGGCTGCGGCCCCCGCTGCTGCGGGCCTTCGGCGCCCGCATCGGCGAACGGGTGCTGATCCGGCACCGGGTGCGGGTGCAGTGGCCGTGGAAGCTGACGGTCGGCGACGACGTCTGGATCGGCGAGGACTCCTGGCTGATCAACCTGGAGCCGATCAGCATTGCCCGTGACGTCTGTGTGTCCCAGGGCGCCGTGCTGTGCACCGGAAGCCATCAACGGCGCTCGCCCACCTTCGAGTTCGACAATGCGCCGATCCATCTGGCGGAGGGGTCCTGGGTGGCTGCCCGCGCCATGGTGCTGCGCGGCGTCACCGTCGGGGCGGGTGCGGTGGTCGGCGCCGGCGTGGTGGCCCACCGCGATGTGCCCCCGGGGGCCGTGCACACCACCGGGGGTGCGGTATGA
- the gmd gene encoding GDP-mannose 4,6-dehydratase gives MPKTAVITGITGQDGSYLAELLLGKGYEVHGLMRRSSSFNTERIDHIYQDPHTPDRRLLLHHCDLSDGVALVNLLRDVQPDEVYNLGAQSHVRVSFDAPLYTGDVTGLGAVRLLEAIRASGVQTRLYQASSSEMFGATPPPQNEATPFHPRSPYGCAKVMAYWSTVNYREAYGLFGVNGILFNHESPRRGETFVTRKITRAVARIQAGLQEHLYLGNLDAVRDWGYAPEYVEAMWLMLQREEPDDYVVATGVAATVRDFLQAAFATVELDWERYVRFDPKYERPSEVDALIGDASKTKSLLDWSAKVQFDELARIMVESDVRQLADELSGHRVRVDR, from the coding sequence ATGCCGAAAACCGCGGTCATCACAGGAATCACCGGACAGGACGGTTCCTATCTCGCCGAATTGCTGCTCGGTAAGGGCTATGAGGTGCACGGGCTGATGAGGCGCTCGTCGAGCTTCAACACCGAGCGCATCGACCACATCTACCAGGACCCGCACACCCCGGACCGCAGACTGCTGCTGCACCACTGCGACCTCTCGGACGGGGTCGCCCTGGTGAACCTGCTGCGCGATGTGCAGCCCGACGAGGTCTACAACCTCGGGGCGCAGTCCCATGTCCGGGTCTCCTTCGACGCTCCCCTCTACACCGGCGATGTGACCGGACTGGGCGCCGTACGACTGTTGGAGGCCATCCGCGCCAGCGGGGTGCAGACCCGGCTCTACCAGGCCTCGTCCTCGGAGATGTTCGGCGCCACCCCGCCGCCGCAGAACGAGGCGACGCCCTTCCACCCGCGCAGCCCGTACGGCTGCGCCAAGGTGATGGCGTACTGGTCCACGGTCAACTACCGCGAGGCGTACGGGCTGTTCGGCGTGAACGGCATTCTCTTCAACCACGAGAGCCCGCGGCGGGGCGAAACCTTCGTCACCCGCAAGATAACCCGCGCGGTGGCCCGCATACAGGCAGGACTGCAGGAACACCTCTACCTGGGCAACCTCGACGCCGTCCGCGACTGGGGCTACGCCCCGGAGTACGTGGAGGCCATGTGGCTGATGCTCCAGCGGGAGGAGCCCGACGACTATGTCGTGGCGACCGGTGTGGCCGCGACCGTGCGCGACTTCCTGCAGGCCGCCTTCGCCACCGTGGAGCTGGACTGGGAGCGCTATGTGCGCTTCGACCCGAAGTACGAGCGGCCCTCCGAAGTGGACGCGCTCATCGGCGACGCATCAAAGACAAAGAGCCTGCTGGACTGGTCGGCGAAGGTGCAGTTCGACGAACTCGCGCGGATCATGGTCGAGTCGGATGTACGGCAGCTGGCGGACGAACTCTCCGGCCACCGGGTGCGGGTGGACCGATGA
- a CDS encoding GDP-L-fucose synthase, giving the protein MDDLLPTPARVFVAGHRGLVGSAVARRLTAQGYDVVTRTHAELDLRDADATAEFLRAARPDAVVLAAAKVGGIMANSTYPVQFLEDNLSIQLSVIAGAHQAGVRRLLFLGSSCIYPKHATQPITEDALLSGPLEPTNEAYAIAKIAGLVQIRSYRRQYGASYISAMPTNLYGPGDNFDLETSHVLPALIRRFHEAKEKGQEELTLWGTGTPLREFLHVDDLAAACEVLLRRYDGDDTVNVGCGEDLTIADLASCVASAVGYEGRIAFDPSRPDGTPRKLLDISRMRALGWSPTIPLAEGIASTYRAWQEEAARV; this is encoded by the coding sequence ATGGATGACTTGCTGCCCACACCCGCCCGTGTCTTCGTCGCGGGCCACCGAGGCCTGGTGGGATCCGCCGTGGCCCGACGGCTGACCGCCCAGGGCTATGACGTGGTGACCCGTACGCACGCGGAGCTCGACCTGCGAGATGCCGATGCCACCGCGGAGTTCCTGCGCGCGGCCCGGCCCGATGCCGTCGTCCTGGCGGCCGCCAAAGTCGGCGGAATCATGGCCAACAGCACCTACCCCGTGCAGTTCCTGGAGGACAACCTGAGCATCCAGCTCAGCGTCATCGCCGGTGCGCACCAGGCCGGAGTCCGCCGCCTGCTGTTCCTCGGATCGAGCTGCATCTACCCCAAGCACGCCACGCAGCCCATCACCGAAGACGCCCTGCTGAGCGGGCCGTTGGAACCCACCAACGAGGCATACGCGATAGCCAAGATCGCCGGACTGGTCCAGATCCGGTCCTACCGCCGGCAGTACGGAGCCTCCTACATCTCCGCCATGCCGACGAACCTCTACGGCCCCGGCGACAACTTCGACCTGGAAACCTCGCACGTGCTGCCCGCGCTCATCCGCCGCTTCCACGAGGCGAAGGAGAAGGGGCAGGAAGAACTCACCCTCTGGGGCACCGGCACCCCGCTGCGCGAATTCCTGCACGTCGACGACCTGGCCGCGGCCTGCGAGGTGCTGCTGCGCCGCTATGACGGCGACGACACCGTCAACGTCGGCTGCGGCGAGGACCTGACCATCGCCGACCTCGCGTCCTGTGTCGCCTCCGCGGTGGGCTACGAGGGACGGATCGCCTTCGACCCGTCCCGGCCCGACGGCACCCCGCGCAAGCTGCTCGACATCAGCAGGATGCGTGCGCTGGGCTGGTCGCCCACCATCCCGCTGGCCGAGGGCATCGCAAGCACCTACCGGGCGTGGCAGGAGGAGGCGGCCCGGGTGTGA